Proteins encoded within one genomic window of Chlorobaculum sp. MV4-Y:
- a CDS encoding NAD(P)/FAD-dependent oxidoreductase, giving the protein MSNTTSTLLIAGAGASGMLAAISARRAARELSVVDERLRIVLLERNPKPGNKIAISGGGHCNLTHDADVKSLLEKGFLKKSEQRFLRHAIHTFSNADLLVLFGRYGLKTEVRADGRVFPVSGRAGEVLDLLRRMVEESTVTLVTGARVERVECGSSGFILHAGERRFEADAVILATGGASWGSAGTTGDGNRLAASVGHSIAPVLPALAPNYFTVPPKPELVGVTLRNILLVASADGASDSRRGDVLISHRGISGPACLSLSRSVAGFLASGKKVTISADLFPGHDEGKLSAFILEEAARHGTRQVRTFLQRCPLAPERLDAPSDSSAAETIPNAFADEIMRQAGINREVTMSSLTKAQRLGLVSALKRLTLGAVRKVPLDRAEVSAGGVSLGEIDPKTMQSKIHPKLYCCGELLDYAGEVGGFNLQAAFSTGWVAGSHAARMLFENC; this is encoded by the coding sequence ATGAGCAACACAACGTCAACACTTCTCATTGCTGGAGCCGGAGCCTCCGGGATGCTTGCCGCCATTTCAGCGCGGCGCGCCGCGCGCGAACTCAGCGTTGTCGATGAGCGGCTCCGCATTGTGCTGCTCGAACGCAATCCGAAGCCAGGTAACAAGATTGCCATCTCCGGCGGTGGGCACTGCAACCTTACGCATGACGCCGACGTCAAAAGCCTGCTCGAAAAGGGATTTCTCAAAAAGAGCGAGCAGCGGTTTCTGCGCCACGCCATTCACACGTTCAGCAACGCCGATCTGCTGGTGCTGTTTGGGCGGTATGGCCTGAAAACCGAAGTGCGGGCGGATGGGCGGGTGTTTCCGGTTTCCGGCAGGGCGGGCGAGGTGCTCGACCTCTTGCGGCGCATGGTCGAAGAGAGCACCGTCACGCTTGTTACCGGCGCGAGGGTGGAGCGGGTCGAATGTGGCAGTTCTGGTTTTATCCTTCACGCGGGGGAGCGGCGGTTCGAGGCCGATGCGGTGATTCTGGCGACGGGCGGTGCTTCGTGGGGTTCTGCCGGAACGACGGGCGATGGCAACCGGCTGGCCGCCTCCGTGGGCCACTCGATTGCGCCGGTGTTGCCCGCGCTTGCGCCGAACTATTTTACCGTGCCGCCGAAGCCGGAACTGGTCGGCGTCACGCTGCGCAACATTCTGCTGGTGGCGAGCGCGGATGGCGCGTCCGACTCGCGCCGGGGCGACGTGCTCATCAGCCATCGCGGAATTTCGGGGCCAGCGTGCCTGTCGCTTTCACGGTCGGTCGCCGGTTTTCTCGCATCCGGCAAGAAGGTCACGATTTCAGCCGATCTCTTTCCCGGTCACGACGAAGGCAAGCTCTCGGCCTTTATTCTCGAAGAGGCGGCCCGCCACGGCACTCGTCAGGTGCGCACCTTTTTGCAGCGTTGCCCGCTCGCGCCGGAGCGCCTCGATGCGCCATCCGACTCGTCAGCAGCGGAAACCATTCCCAACGCCTTCGCCGACGAAATCATGCGGCAGGCGGGAATCAACCGGGAGGTGACGATGAGCAGCCTGACGAAAGCGCAGCGGCTAGGTCTCGTCTCGGCGCTCAAGCGGCTCACACTCGGTGCAGTGCGCAAAGTGCCGCTCGACCGGGCAGAGGTGTCGGCAGGCGGTGTTTCGCTGGGGGAAATCGATCCGAAAACCATGCAGTCCAAAATTCATCCGAAACTCTACTGCTGCGGCGAGCTGCTCGATTACGCAGGGGAGGTCGGCGGCTTCAACCTGCAAGCAGCATTCTCCACCGGCTGGGTCGCCGGCAGTCATGCCGCCCGTATGCTCTTCGAAAACTGCTAA
- a CDS encoding HlyD family secretion protein, with product MLQRRLSGRHRCRPRQPAARIDARIASKAVDVCSPVNGKVLRIIEKNERVVPAGTPLVEIGNPGLLEVVIEVLSSDAVRVRPGDRVWVEDWGGVGALAGVVKRIEPAAFTKVSALGIEEKRVNIIAMLEKPEPRLGDNFRIQATIVTSKADRVLRVPVSALFRGDGGWGRCS from the coding sequence ATGCTGCAACGGCGGCTGTCAGGGCGGCATCGATGCAGGCCACGGCAGCCGGCGGCCCGCATCGATGCCAGAATCGCCAGCAAGGCGGTGGATGTCTGCTCGCCGGTCAATGGCAAGGTGCTACGCATCATCGAAAAGAACGAGCGCGTTGTGCCCGCCGGAACGCCACTGGTCGAGATCGGCAATCCGGGGCTGCTTGAAGTGGTGATCGAGGTGCTCTCCTCGGACGCCGTGCGGGTCAGGCCGGGAGACCGCGTCTGGGTCGAGGATTGGGGCGGCGTTGGAGCGCTTGCCGGGGTGGTGAAGCGAATCGAGCCGGCGGCCTTTACCAAGGTCTCCGCGCTTGGCATCGAGGAGAAGCGGGTCAACATCATCGCCATGCTCGAAAAGCCCGAGCCGCGCCTTGGCGACAACTTCCGCATCCAGGCGACGATCGTGACCAGCAAAGCCGACCGCGTGCTCCGCGTGCCGGTGAGCGCCCTTTTCAGAGGCGATGGTGGCTGGGGGAGGTGTTCGTGA
- a CDS encoding N-acetylmuramoyl-L-alanine amidase: MTKDEKQKLYTVRWYARERWGDTNSQRDVLELLTELLDPESAPDVRPSVSAGGQHLLWCPFAETDFPSAQSRGSYATGYPKGAVVHFTAGRRNGLKSALKYQTDQGYLYFVIDKDGNIGQNFPLDSWGYHAGKSSYPGLNGWISDELVGIEIECAGALTKEGSTYKTWFKTVVAEEEVRQVKTKTDNQQAGYYEKYTKEQEEALTRLLLWLHKNNPDVFSLDYVVGHDEVSPGRKNDPGGSLSMSMPKYREFLKRQAG, from the coding sequence ATGACGAAAGACGAAAAGCAAAAGCTTTACACGGTTCGCTGGTATGCGCGCGAACGCTGGGGGGACACAAATTCACAGCGGGATGTTCTTGAGCTCCTCACAGAACTTCTCGACCCTGAATCGGCTCCGGATGTCAGACCATCGGTTTCAGCTGGCGGTCAGCATCTGCTCTGGTGCCCTTTCGCGGAAACAGATTTCCCTTCGGCGCAATCACGCGGCAGCTACGCCACAGGCTATCCGAAAGGCGCGGTGGTTCATTTTACTGCCGGACGAAGAAATGGCCTCAAATCGGCGTTGAAATACCAAACCGATCAGGGCTATCTCTATTTCGTTATCGACAAGGATGGCAATATCGGCCAGAATTTCCCGCTCGACTCTTGGGGCTACCACGCCGGAAAAAGCAGTTATCCGGGCCTGAACGGCTGGATAAGCGATGAGCTTGTTGGAATCGAAATCGAGTGCGCCGGGGCGTTGACCAAAGAGGGATCGACCTACAAAACCTGGTTTAAAACGGTTGTCGCCGAGGAAGAGGTTCGGCAGGTCAAAACAAAAACCGACAACCAGCAAGCGGGTTACTACGAAAAATATACAAAGGAGCAGGAAGAGGCCTTGACGCGCCTGCTACTCTGGCTCCATAAAAACAACCCGGATGTATTCAGTCTGGACTATGTCGTCGGTCACGATGAGGTCAGCCCCGGAAGAAAAAATGACCCCGGCGGCTCTCTTTCCATGTCGATGCCAAAGTATCGTGAATTCCTGAAACGGCAAGCAGGGTAG
- a CDS encoding YozE family protein, with protein MIFQKERPDIIGYLARDVDLDKSFPRDLVFFEEIKRYLEKQGACIGAIDSLKEAWLEYIQQYPERVTPSAWCSECGRKVELDNAVLVYDAEGLELCVLDKECCVDYLKRDEFSCILLRDISSVILENLVEKDGFSKYDVEELEKQLKLWGIISLNNDKGTIYFIKSDETKEIKIGYTSGEVEKRLKTLQTGHPHKLQVLATMPGSRDEEKTLHEKFASIRLNGEWFKPHPDLLDFIATVKNFKY; from the coding sequence TTGATTTTTCAAAAAGAACGCCCAGACATAATTGGTTATTTAGCAAGAGATGTTGATCTTGACAAGTCTTTTCCAAGAGATTTGGTGTTTTTTGAAGAGATTAAAAGATATTTAGAAAAGCAAGGCGCTTGTATTGGAGCAATTGATTCTCTTAAAGAAGCTTGGCTTGAATATATTCAGCAGTATCCGGAAAGGGTTACGCCATCGGCATGGTGCAGTGAGTGTGGGAGAAAAGTTGAATTAGATAATGCTGTTTTAGTGTATGATGCAGAAGGGTTAGAGTTATGTGTTCTTGATAAAGAATGTTGTGTTGATTATTTGAAGAGGGATGAATTTTCTTGTATTTTATTGCGGGATATATCTTCTGTAATACTTGAGAATTTAGTTGAAAAAGATGGTTTTAGTAAATATGATGTTGAGGAACTTGAAAAACAGTTGAAATTATGGGGAATTATTTCATTGAATAATGATAAAGGTACTATTTATTTTATAAAATCAGATGAGACAAAAGAGATTAAAATAGGATATACTTCAGGTGAGGTTGAAAAAAGGTTGAAGACCCTTCAGACGGGGCATCCCCATAAACTTCAAGTGCTGGCAACGATGCCTGGTTCAAGGGATGAAGAAAAGACTTTACATGAGAAGTTTGCTAGTATCAGATTGAATGGAGAGTGGTTTAAACCACATCCTGATTTATTGGATTTTATCGCAACGGTTAAAAACTTTAAATATTAA
- a CDS encoding UDP-N-acetylenolpyruvoylglucosamine reductase: MIVLDAMNRMFRVSDELFFCEAGVENTDAALVLQQAGRSGGEWLYRLPGTIGATVRMNGRCYGREISAVTRGVVTVGLGGAVRWRQAREVFLGYKETRLMRSPEIVVGAMLEFAEEDAPEAVGARMREYGDDRDAKHQFDFPSCGSTFKNSYEAGRPSGQIFDALGFRGRRQGGAQVSDHHANFIFNTGGAKAADILKLCAAMRTEAREKAGAALELELQCAGLFETALLDACGIASTPEPSRTGYSWAGLLRFPEALDAAFPRTLLQGPALDYFCRDVAFPAGIAVEVEQLASLDEARKSPEQPFIRWTTRNESANAFSLRSSEPAGSFVDHLWESSVSELFVGHGGGSGQYLEFEVTSEGHWLAIRFDVPRQRATGHETPSEVYWHGKAKSFTSEAGFGMELSYALLERFIHDGRLMLQCAVSLGNGRYGLFPWWDAEGAPDFHQPARFCVVRVG; encoded by the coding sequence GTGATCGTTCTTGACGCGATGAATCGCATGTTCCGGGTCTCCGACGAGCTGTTTTTCTGCGAGGCGGGGGTCGAGAACACCGACGCGGCTCTCGTGCTTCAACAGGCTGGCCGGAGCGGAGGTGAGTGGCTTTACCGCCTGCCGGGAACCATCGGCGCGACGGTTCGCATGAACGGGCGCTGCTACGGACGCGAAATTTCCGCTGTGACGCGGGGCGTTGTGACGGTCGGGCTTGGTGGTGCGGTTCGCTGGCGTCAAGCCAGGGAGGTGTTCCTCGGCTACAAGGAGACCCGCCTGATGAGGAGTCCTGAGATCGTGGTCGGCGCGATGCTTGAATTTGCCGAGGAGGACGCACCAGAAGCCGTCGGAGCGCGGATGCGGGAGTATGGCGACGACCGCGACGCCAAGCATCAGTTCGATTTCCCGAGCTGCGGCTCCACGTTCAAGAACAGCTACGAGGCGGGCCGCCCGAGCGGGCAGATTTTCGATGCGCTCGGCTTTCGGGGCCGCCGCCAGGGCGGGGCGCAGGTGAGCGATCATCATGCCAACTTCATCTTCAACACTGGCGGAGCGAAGGCTGCCGACATTCTGAAGCTTTGCGCTGCCATGCGCACCGAGGCAAGGGAAAAGGCGGGTGCCGCGCTTGAACTCGAACTTCAGTGCGCCGGACTTTTCGAAACCGCACTGCTCGATGCCTGCGGCATCGCCTCGACACCCGAGCCTTCGCGCACCGGCTACAGCTGGGCGGGCCTGTTGCGCTTTCCGGAGGCCTTGGACGCAGCCTTTCCGCGCACGCTGCTGCAAGGCCCGGCGCTCGACTACTTTTGCCGCGACGTCGCGTTTCCTGCGGGGATCGCCGTCGAAGTCGAGCAGCTCGCATCGCTCGACGAGGCGCGAAAATCGCCGGAGCAGCCCTTCATCCGCTGGACAACGCGCAACGAATCGGCAAACGCTTTTTCGCTGCGCTCCTCCGAACCCGCCGGATCATTTGTCGATCATTTATGGGAATCGAGCGTCTCGGAACTCTTCGTCGGCCACGGCGGCGGAAGCGGGCAGTACCTCGAATTCGAGGTGACGTCGGAAGGTCACTGGCTCGCCATCCGCTTCGACGTCCCGCGCCAGCGAGCCACCGGGCACGAAACCCCGTCGGAAGTGTACTGGCACGGTAAGGCAAAGTCCTTCACCAGCGAAGCAGGTTTTGGCATGGAGCTTTCATACGCTCTGCTGGAGCGGTTCATCCACGATGGACGCCTGATGCTGCAATGCGCCGTCAGCCTCGGAAATGGGCGGTACGGATTATTCCCGTGGTGGGATGCCGAAGGAGCGCCGGACTTCCACCAGCCCGCGAGGTTTTGCGTGGTGAGAGTGGGGTGA
- a CDS encoding FAD-binding protein, which yields MPLAAVGYYGIGGEARWVVHPRSVGELAEALDQCRQLGLPVIIAGKGSNMLFFG from the coding sequence ATGCCGCTTGCCGCTGTTGGTTACTACGGCATTGGCGGGGAGGCTCGCTGGGTCGTTCATCCCCGGAGTGTCGGGGAACTCGCCGAGGCGCTTGACCAGTGCCGCCAGCTCGGGCTTCCGGTCATCATCGCGGGAAAGGGGAGCAACATGCTTTTTTTCGGATGA